Proteins encoded in a region of the Sulfurimonas marina genome:
- the polA gene encoding DNA polymerase I: MSKVVTVIDTFGFFFRSFYALPQHLKTKDGFPTGLLTGFTNFISTLQKDHDSDYIIFAVDSKGDTFRNEIDENYKANRQAPPPELTMQLPVAIEWINKMGYKTLGLTGFEADDMIATVVKFAKDKGYKVRVVSHDKDLYQLIDDDNVTIVDAIKRKSVNEEACYEKYGVTPKQFIDYQSILGDSADNVPGVKGIGKVGAEKLLKEYGTLDNIYAHIDEIKGANQKKLIASKDQAYMSKQLVTLRDDAFDTLDFEEYKMDVENPFLNIYDELVQYEQNAILRTLHAKNMVSDEQKEKAVQKANEEIAEDHSAEEFKTTLITDKKTLDDVIAKLEELTIVAFDTETTGLDYENDKLVGFSFCFNEDEAYYVPFGHFYLGVGEQISEDDAKDAIKKIFNSLIVGHNIKFDLHFLNKFVGEELSVYSDSMILAWLINPEAALSLDKLSEKLLNHKMIAFKDTVKKGETFASVELEQACKYAAEDAYITFKLYNLFLQKLELQNADHLIDEADDIEIPFLQTLLKMEETGIAVDTAFLEKFLTEVQANIQTLTQEIYTLAGGEFNINSTKQLGVVLFETLGLPVGKKTKTGYSTDEKVLSSLKDSHEIIPKLLEYREVYKLYSTYIEPLLKLARESEDSRIHTSFVQTGTATGRLSSKNPNLQNIPTRTPLGAKIRQAFVAPKGKKLIGIDYSQIELRLLAHFSGDPVLVDAFNHNKDIHLQTAIVLFGEEEAAQKRGIAKTVNFGLLYGMGQKKLSDTLGITTKEAKAIIEKYFESFPTVKTYFRSIVDGSKEKGYIETLLRRRRYFDYENATPMFKAAYERESVNSVFQGSASDLIKLSMNKIIKTIEKENLGAKMLLQIHDELIFEVDEAVSDELGKKFQSIMEDIYKLNIPLKASLNIGDNWSQLK, translated from the coding sequence ATGTCTAAAGTAGTTACAGTTATAGATACATTCGGCTTCTTTTTTAGAAGCTTTTACGCACTTCCGCAGCACTTAAAAACAAAAGATGGTTTTCCGACAGGACTTTTAACAGGATTTACAAACTTTATCTCTACATTGCAAAAAGATCACGATAGTGACTATATTATTTTTGCTGTTGATTCTAAAGGGGATACTTTTAGAAACGAGATAGATGAAAACTATAAAGCAAATCGTCAAGCTCCACCGCCTGAACTTACAATGCAGCTCCCTGTTGCTATTGAGTGGATCAATAAAATGGGTTATAAAACTCTTGGTCTTACCGGTTTTGAAGCGGATGATATGATAGCCACTGTTGTAAAGTTTGCAAAAGATAAAGGGTATAAAGTTCGTGTAGTTTCACACGATAAAGACCTTTATCAGCTTATAGATGATGATAATGTCACTATCGTCGATGCTATTAAAAGAAAAAGCGTTAATGAAGAAGCTTGTTATGAAAAGTACGGTGTAACTCCAAAACAGTTTATCGATTATCAGTCTATTTTAGGTGACAGTGCCGATAACGTTCCAGGTGTAAAAGGGATAGGAAAAGTTGGGGCTGAGAAGCTTTTAAAAGAATATGGAACTTTAGATAATATCTATGCTCATATAGACGAGATAAAAGGTGCAAATCAAAAGAAGCTTATAGCTTCAAAAGATCAGGCTTATATGTCAAAACAACTTGTAACGCTTCGTGACGATGCGTTTGATACGCTTGATTTTGAAGAGTACAAGATGGATGTTGAAAACCCGTTTTTAAATATCTATGATGAACTTGTTCAGTATGAACAAAATGCTATACTTCGAACACTTCATGCCAAAAATATGGTAAGTGATGAGCAAAAAGAGAAAGCTGTTCAAAAAGCAAATGAAGAGATAGCAGAAGATCATAGTGCAGAGGAGTTTAAAACAACTCTAATCACAGATAAGAAAACGCTTGATGATGTGATCGCAAAGTTAGAAGAATTGACTATCGTAGCTTTCGATACAGAGACTACGGGGCTTGATTATGAAAACGATAAGCTTGTAGGGTTCTCATTTTGTTTTAATGAAGATGAAGCGTATTATGTACCGTTTGGACATTTTTATCTGGGTGTTGGTGAGCAGATCAGTGAAGATGATGCAAAGGATGCAATTAAAAAGATTTTTAACTCTTTAATAGTTGGGCATAACATCAAGTTTGATCTTCACTTTCTTAACAAGTTTGTAGGGGAAGAGTTAAGTGTATACAGCGACAGTATGATACTCGCGTGGCTTATCAATCCTGAAGCGGCACTCTCTCTCGATAAACTCTCGGAAAAACTTTTAAACCATAAAATGATTGCGTTTAAAGATACGGTGAAAAAAGGGGAGACATTTGCATCGGTAGAGCTGGAGCAAGCATGTAAATATGCGGCTGAAGATGCATATATCACTTTTAAACTCTATAACCTTTTCTTACAAAAACTAGAATTGCAAAATGCTGATCATCTTATAGATGAAGCAGATGATATAGAGATCCCGTTTTTACAAACACTTTTAAAAATGGAAGAAACAGGTATTGCCGTTGATACAGCTTTCTTAGAGAAGTTTTTAACAGAGGTACAAGCCAATATTCAAACACTGACACAAGAGATATATACACTTGCAGGCGGAGAGTTCAATATTAACTCTACAAAGCAGTTAGGTGTAGTACTTTTTGAAACGTTAGGATTACCTGTAGGAAAGAAAACTAAGACTGGGTACTCTACAGACGAAAAGGTTCTTAGCTCACTCAAAGATTCTCATGAGATCATACCGAAGCTTTTAGAGTATCGTGAAGTATATAAACTTTACTCTACTTATATTGAACCGTTATTAAAATTAGCACGTGAGAGCGAAGATAGCCGTATCCATACATCTTTTGTACAAACGGGAACGGCAACAGGGAGACTTAGTTCTAAAAATCCTAACTTGCAAAATATTCCTACACGTACACCGCTTGGAGCAAAGATCCGTCAAGCATTTGTAGCACCAAAAGGGAAAAAACTTATAGGGATAGATTACTCGCAGATTGAATTGCGTCTGCTAGCACACTTTTCTGGGGATCCTGTACTTGTTGATGCTTTTAATCATAATAAAGATATCCACCTGCAAACTGCCATCGTTTTATTTGGCGAGGAGGAAGCTGCCCAAAAAAGAGGTATTGCCAAAACTGTAAACTTTGGACTTCTATATGGAATGGGACAGAAAAAACTCTCAGATACGTTGGGAATTACGACAAAAGAGGCAAAGGCGATTATAGAGAAGTACTTTGAATCATTTCCAACTGTAAAAACTTATTTTAGATCAATTGTAGACGGCTCTAAAGAGAAAGGCTACATAGAGACACTGCTTCGTAGAAGAAGATATTTTGACTATGAAAATGCGACACCTATGTTTAAAGCCGCTTATGAGCGTGAGAGTGTAAACAGTGTTTTTCAAGGGAGTGCGAGTGATCTGATTAAGCTTTCAATGAATAAAATTATTAAAACGATTGAAAAAGAGAACTTGGGCGCTAAAATGTTGCTACAGATTCACGATGAACTTATCTTTGAAGTGGATGAAGCAGTTTCAGATGAGCTTGGGAAAAAATTTCAGTCTATAATGGAGGATATTTATAAGTTAAATATCCCGTTAAAAGCCTCACTTAATATCGGTGACAACTGGAGCCAACTAAAATAA
- a CDS encoding EscU/YscU/HrcU family type III secretion system export apparatus switch protein, with translation MKTKAAALKYDASKDSAPRVTAKGEGKTAQKILEIAKENDIPIKQDENLIELLSNVELDHEVPPEMYKAIAEVFSFIYKHTK, from the coding sequence ATGAAAACAAAAGCAGCAGCACTCAAATACGATGCATCCAAAGACTCAGCACCAAGAGTAACAGCCAAAGGTGAAGGGAAAACTGCGCAAAAAATTCTAGAGATTGCAAAAGAGAATGACATTCCGATAAAGCAGGATGAAAACCTGATTGAACTACTTTCAAATGTGGAACTTGATCACGAAGTACCACCTGAAATGTATAAAGCTATTGCCGAGGTCTTCAGTTTTATCTATAAACATACTAAATAA
- a CDS encoding rhodanese-like domain-containing protein — MRNLNTKLEEYAKRCDEIFLSDHLKAVIEEASRHVVNIDVEELYDISKDIILIDVREPEEFSSGYINAHTVLTIPRGKLEFMAIEKIAKQFGQDAQIVTYCLKGPRGALAAYQLQKLGFTNVKNLSGGILHWLAKGNTIHSYLGELSLA; from the coding sequence ATGAGAAACTTAAATACTAAACTTGAAGAATATGCAAAAAGGTGTGATGAGATATTTTTATCTGATCACCTAAAAGCCGTGATCGAAGAAGCTTCCCGACATGTAGTAAACATTGATGTGGAAGAGCTTTACGATATTTCAAAAGATATCATTCTTATCGATGTAAGAGAGCCGGAAGAGTTTAGTTCAGGATATATTAACGCTCATACGGTACTTACAATTCCAAGAGGAAAACTGGAGTTTATGGCAATTGAAAAAATTGCAAAACAGTTTGGACAAGATGCCCAGATCGTTACATACTGTCTCAAAGGTCCCCGCGGAGCACTCGCTGCATATCAGCTGCAAAAACTCGGCTTTACAAATGTGAAAAATTTAAGCGGAGGGATCTTACACTGGCTTGCAAAAGGAAATACGATCCACAGCTATCTAGGCGAACTCTCTTTAGCCTAG
- a CDS encoding flagellar hook-length control protein FliK: MIKLDSNKLQNIVLPSTNKALAQVLKDIAPSESALLSKAKDLSSILNTIFKESATNELQNQKLLELLKNNPTLKELGNIKTTIKELLGSLENEKQNLPIEKHLKSMLSDIKNIDDKVLKAKLENSGIFLESKLKNLNPKDAKIQELLSNDFKAALLKTKQELESSLLPNKTQLLNIVDKLSLQIDYYQLVSHLSNGAAMYIPYEFNALEDGNFTIKKDKNNAFFCDIELNLKKYGELRVRLGLFEKKYLNVNISTQNQELKQLLQSEMKELKEQLNTTGLLIKEIRFLDPNQTQYASDIDAVNLGFEAKV; encoded by the coding sequence ATGATCAAATTAGACTCAAATAAACTGCAAAATATTGTACTACCGTCAACAAACAAAGCTTTGGCACAAGTTTTAAAAGATATCGCCCCAAGTGAGAGTGCACTGCTAAGCAAAGCAAAAGATCTCTCCTCCATTTTAAATACAATTTTTAAAGAGTCTGCAACCAATGAGCTTCAAAACCAAAAACTCTTGGAGCTACTTAAAAACAATCCTACCCTCAAAGAGCTGGGAAATATAAAAACTACCATTAAAGAGCTCCTCGGCTCTTTAGAGAATGAGAAACAAAACCTTCCGATCGAAAAACATCTTAAAAGTATGCTCTCAGATATAAAAAATATAGATGATAAGGTACTCAAAGCAAAACTGGAAAATTCGGGAATATTTTTAGAATCGAAACTCAAAAATCTCAATCCTAAAGATGCCAAAATTCAGGAGCTTCTCTCAAACGATTTTAAAGCCGCACTCCTTAAAACAAAACAGGAGCTGGAAAGTTCTCTTTTGCCAAACAAAACACAACTGCTTAATATTGTAGATAAACTTTCCCTGCAAATAGACTACTATCAACTGGTATCACACCTTTCAAACGGCGCTGCCATGTATATACCTTATGAGTTTAATGCTCTTGAGGATGGTAATTTCACTATTAAAAAAGATAAGAATAATGCTTTCTTTTGCGATATAGAGCTCAATCTTAAAAAATATGGTGAATTGCGTGTAAGGCTGGGGCTTTTTGAGAAGAAGTACCTTAATGTAAATATATCTACACAAAATCAGGAGTTAAAACAACTTCTGCAATCGGAGATGAAAGAGTTAAAAGAGCAGCTTAACACAACTGGACTCTTAATTAAAGAGATTCGATTTTTAGACCCAAATCAGACACAATATGCTTCAGATATAGATGCGGTAAATCTCGGTTTTGAGGCAAAAGTATGA
- a CDS encoding HDOD domain-containing protein: protein MKSSIVESIKSLPPLSKTIADIDRVFADKEAGVSDLTKVIEHDPMIVANLLKTANSPLYGFGREIKNVGQAVSLFGMSMTRTIALGNALRKLLNVDMQPYGITSERFAEISSLQATMMNRWYGKIDKKKAEKLYLAAFLQETGKILIASDVIKEDEDVSFKSEIEMSNNLAQVEKSYVGVTSAEVTAEVFEHWGFDKEFVEMIRFADEPASAPDEVKEYAMALHIVKTALPINKPLSEQAINFALRKARDAGYNHEAIEDAIDDMLDIIEEEGL, encoded by the coding sequence ATGAAAAGCTCAATTGTAGAGAGTATTAAATCCCTTCCTCCACTTTCTAAAACTATTGCAGATATAGATAGAGTGTTTGCAGATAAAGAAGCTGGAGTTTCTGATCTTACTAAGGTGATTGAACATGACCCGATGATTGTAGCTAACCTTTTAAAAACGGCAAACTCACCTCTTTACGGCTTCGGTAGGGAGATTAAAAATGTCGGTCAGGCAGTTTCGCTTTTTGGAATGAGTATGACAAGGACTATCGCCCTTGGTAATGCCTTAAGAAAACTGCTCAATGTCGATATGCAACCATACGGTATTACAAGTGAGAGATTTGCAGAGATCTCTTCTTTGCAAGCAACCATGATGAATAGATGGTACGGCAAGATCGATAAGAAAAAAGCGGAAAAATTGTACCTCGCAGCTTTTTTACAGGAGACTGGAAAAATTCTTATTGCAAGTGACGTAATCAAAGAAGATGAAGATGTAAGTTTCAAATCTGAAATTGAGATGTCAAATAATCTGGCACAAGTTGAAAAGTCGTATGTGGGTGTAACGAGTGCCGAAGTTACGGCTGAGGTGTTTGAACACTGGGGCTTTGACAAAGAGTTTGTAGAGATGATCCGTTTTGCCGATGAACCTGCATCTGCGCCAGATGAGGTTAAAGAGTATGCAATGGCGTTGCATATTGTAAAAACTGCTTTACCTATCAATAAACCTTTGTCTGAACAAGCCATCAACTTTGCACTTCGTAAAGCAAGAGATGCAGGGTATAACCATGAAGCTATAGAAGATGCTATTGACGATATGTTAGATATTATCGAAGAAGAAGGGTTATAA
- a CDS encoding cation:proton antiporter, with the protein MGHELWSYSAIILFFVVIAKIVSQKTSTIDVIWLIIFGSLGVNLGILPTHNEILEAIGDWGIIFIMFALGFDEDLNHFIEGLKRSFGIAVIGAIFPFLAGYYTAGLFGYGFNTQMIWGLTMTATAVSLTMVSLREQGLHKTTASTAIMSAAVVDDILSLIGLSIMIPIAVSTTGENGSMIEFNELSIIIAKVLAFFAIISFIGLVLFPDSITKERDKKYSALFHVIVKVRQYLGIRKLLMAYSGKFTPLVMIFTAFVFGALADRFGFHPAIGAYFAGLFLREEYFMIKVDNQLRSHRKDSEFVINHLAYTIFGPIFFVELGSKLILDMELLTEVFPIVFVLFFAVFILQVLSAALAARFTGKYEWYQSVMIGLGMLGRAELAFIVIDIAYVDEKIIDIEQFDILIFTIFLLNIAVPLAIKRWEPYYMGTKRLELFGIKLSK; encoded by the coding sequence ATGGGACACGAACTTTGGAGTTATTCGGCGATCATACTTTTCTTTGTTGTGATTGCAAAAATAGTGTCCCAAAAAACCTCTACGATTGATGTGATTTGGCTTATTATCTTTGGCTCGCTTGGAGTCAATTTAGGAATACTCCCCACACATAATGAGATCCTCGAAGCAATAGGGGACTGGGGGATCATATTTATTATGTTTGCCCTTGGTTTTGATGAGGATCTCAACCATTTTATAGAGGGACTCAAAAGAAGTTTCGGAATAGCGGTAATCGGTGCAATCTTTCCGTTTTTAGCAGGGTATTATACGGCCGGGTTATTTGGTTACGGGTTTAATACGCAGATGATCTGGGGACTGACTATGACAGCCACTGCTGTGAGCTTGACCATGGTTTCACTCCGAGAACAAGGATTACATAAAACTACCGCATCAACTGCTATTATGAGTGCGGCAGTTGTAGATGATATACTCTCCCTTATCGGGCTCTCTATTATGATACCGATCGCTGTAAGTACTACGGGTGAGAATGGTTCGATGATAGAGTTTAACGAACTTTCCATTATCATCGCAAAAGTGCTCGCTTTTTTTGCGATCATCAGTTTTATAGGGCTGGTACTTTTTCCTGATTCTATCACTAAAGAAAGAGATAAGAAATATAGTGCATTGTTTCATGTTATCGTAAAAGTGAGACAATATTTAGGTATTAGAAAACTACTTATGGCTTATAGCGGAAAGTTTACACCTTTGGTGATGATCTTTACCGCTTTTGTTTTTGGAGCACTAGCAGACAGGTTTGGGTTTCACCCTGCGATAGGGGCTTATTTTGCAGGGTTGTTTTTACGTGAAGAGTATTTTATGATCAAAGTGGATAATCAACTGCGTTCCCACAGGAAAGACAGTGAGTTTGTGATCAATCATCTTGCCTATACTATCTTTGGACCTATCTTTTTTGTAGAGCTCGGAAGTAAACTAATCCTTGATATGGAACTGCTAACCGAGGTTTTTCCTATAGTTTTTGTACTTTTTTTTGCGGTCTTTATACTTCAGGTTCTCTCGGCTGCTCTTGCCGCAAGGTTTACCGGAAAGTATGAATGGTATCAAAGTGTGATGATTGGTCTTGGGATGCTCGGACGAGCTGAACTTGCCTTTATCGTAATCGATATCGCTTATGTGGATGAGAAGATCATCGACATTGAACAGTTCGATATTTTAATCTTTACGATCTTTTTATTAAACATTGCAGTTCCACTTGCGATTAAGAGATGGGAACCTTACTATATGGGGACAAAGAGACTCGAACTCTTTGGTATAAAACTTTCCAAATAA
- a CDS encoding thiamine phosphate synthase — MKKYLITSPEFYTQESETFAEKLEAQIQKHQPDFLLYRDKENANYAELAKTFIAVCKEHQGVKCFLHQDPLLAHQLDAGGVHLNSTQFDKIAKAKELGLEVIVSTHTHDEVNEVQSLGADYVTYSPIFPSPNKGIPKGIEDLKLIVKSLNIKIFALGGIVDKVQIKAVEDAKAFGFASIRYFF, encoded by the coding sequence ATGAAAAAATATCTTATCACTTCACCGGAGTTTTATACACAAGAGAGTGAAACTTTCGCTGAGAAACTAGAGGCACAGATACAAAAACATCAGCCCGATTTTTTACTTTATCGAGATAAAGAGAATGCAAACTATGCCGAGCTTGCAAAAACTTTTATAGCAGTTTGTAAAGAACATCAAGGTGTAAAGTGTTTTCTCCATCAAGACCCTCTTTTAGCACACCAATTAGATGCCGGGGGTGTACATCTAAATTCTACGCAGTTTGACAAGATTGCAAAAGCGAAAGAGTTGGGACTTGAAGTGATTGTAAGTACACATACGCATGATGAGGTGAACGAGGTTCAAAGCTTAGGGGCTGATTATGTCACTTACAGCCCGATCTTTCCATCTCCAAACAAAGGGATACCAAAAGGGATCGAAGATCTGAAGTTGATTGTAAAGAGTTTAAATATTAAGATCTTTGCATTGGGCGGCATTGTAGATAAGGTGCAGATAAAAGCTGTGGAAGATGCAAAAGCTTTTGGCTTCGCATCTATACGCTATTTTTTCTAA
- a CDS encoding NAD(P)/FAD-dependent oxidoreductase has product MNDDMYDLVVVGSGAAGLIGAVVAAREGKKVLVLEKLSKIASKLKATGGGRCNLTNTLSNEEFMSRFGRDGRFMQDALNGFDHNDLVEFLKGIGVETHAPDGFRIFPTSHSSQTIIDAFENELTRLDVEIKCEQRVERLLLEGEHISGIKTQDAIYKTANVILATGGLGYPALGAEGDGYILVEELGHKVTDLSPAMMPLKTKEKWQANCRADTIPKVELRVDIKKHKKLRAKGDLIFTKEGIRGPVVLDFAREVTPLLKKYDEVPILLNLTKGKNEEQIREHLKKISQEDPDKTIVELVHTLLPLPLSEELCKLATIEPDLKYNKIEGQKRDHLIKLLAWTPMTVTGHDGFKMAMITRGGISLKQIEPKTMQSKLVQGLYFCGEIMNLDGPCGGYNLQWSFASGYLAGQLKN; this is encoded by the coding sequence ATGAATGATGATATGTATGATTTGGTAGTAGTTGGTAGCGGTGCAGCCGGACTTATTGGGGCTGTAGTCGCAGCTCGGGAAGGGAAAAAAGTCTTAGTACTTGAAAAACTCTCAAAAATAGCCTCAAAACTAAAAGCGACAGGCGGAGGTCGCTGTAACCTTACAAATACACTTTCCAATGAAGAGTTTATGTCCCGTTTCGGACGAGATGGGCGTTTTATGCAGGATGCTTTAAATGGTTTTGATCATAATGATTTAGTAGAATTTTTAAAAGGAATCGGGGTTGAGACCCATGCTCCTGACGGCTTTAGAATATTTCCAACCTCACATTCATCCCAGACAATCATCGATGCTTTTGAAAATGAACTGACACGTCTAGATGTTGAGATCAAATGTGAGCAAAGGGTTGAAAGACTTTTGCTTGAGGGAGAACATATCTCAGGGATTAAAACACAAGATGCCATCTATAAAACTGCCAATGTGATCTTGGCAACGGGAGGACTGGGATATCCTGCTTTAGGTGCTGAGGGAGACGGTTATATATTAGTTGAAGAGTTAGGACATAAAGTCACAGACCTCTCCCCAGCTATGATGCCTCTTAAAACAAAAGAGAAGTGGCAGGCAAACTGTCGAGCTGACACCATACCTAAAGTGGAACTTCGTGTTGATATTAAAAAACACAAAAAACTGCGGGCAAAAGGGGATCTTATCTTTACTAAAGAGGGGATCCGCGGTCCGGTCGTACTTGATTTTGCCAGAGAGGTAACACCGCTGCTTAAGAAGTATGATGAAGTTCCAATTCTCCTTAACCTTACAAAAGGAAAAAATGAGGAGCAGATTCGTGAACATCTCAAAAAAATCTCCCAAGAGGATCCTGACAAAACCATTGTAGAGCTTGTACATACCCTACTGCCACTGCCCCTCTCTGAAGAGTTGTGTAAACTTGCAACAATTGAGCCCGATCTAAAATACAATAAAATAGAGGGGCAAAAACGGGATCACCTCATAAAACTTCTGGCCTGGACACCAATGACGGTTACGGGACACGACGGGTTTAAAATGGCTATGATTACACGTGGAGGGATCAGCCTCAAACAGATAGAGCCAAAAACTATGCAAAGCAAGCTAGTTCAAGGGTTGTATTTTTGTGGTGAGATTATGAACCTTGACGGTCCCTGCGGCGGTTATAATCTCCAGTGGAGTTTTGCAAGCGGTTATCTTGCAGGGCAACTCAAAAACTAA
- a CDS encoding sensor domain-containing diguanylate cyclase: protein MSSEQNSCKNLELLELDEVPITQKEYDKIISIQSNILGMVADNEESDVVLNTLCRLAEKLLPNAVASIMLLDPKSNSLSVLSAPSVPEAGHKALEKLKPGKGAGSCGNAIFQNEAQYVVDTFEDERWLDLRELAHDFNLCACWSMPVKDENAQPIATFALSSFEQRSPSNFHKKLLETGAKIISIVLKNIKKDQKLKLFSLATQNASEGIVITDEHNTIIEVNQAFKDIYKYDERDIIGKNPSFLSSRKQSKNFYDEMWKSLNETSKWAGEIVNVNAEGKEITQWLSISVLELPHHKKNYLGIFTNLTELKQAKIQIEEMAFIDSLTGLKNKSKLEHMLESYKNPVTLILLNINNFSYINTAYGYEIGDAILQDVAEVLKNNFGKHHTFRINSDEFALLYETDIDIKKVVSEIQKYFYGSTIMVKDLTFNISFTYGGVYVDKNVLRDAAIALKKAKQNGKNNLFIYNHKDDVALNDQNKENFFESNRLLHSALLEDRIVPYYQGIRNNRTGKIIKFEVLARIEDFDKVISPIAFLEAAKLSGLLLEITKAIIDKSFYEMAQNDYTFSINITEEDLNQHYLKIFLLEKVKHYNIKPNRIVLEVLEGISATGKINHIDQLKSLKECGFKIAIDDFGSEYSNFERILDMDIDFLKIDARYIKNIDTDPKSYEITRAISFFAKNANIPVIAEFVHSQSIQEKLEELDIEFSQGYLFSEPSPQPIEK from the coding sequence ATGTCAAGTGAACAAAACTCGTGCAAAAACTTAGAATTGTTAGAACTTGATGAAGTCCCTATTACACAAAAAGAGTACGATAAGATTATTAGCATCCAAAGTAATATTCTTGGCATGGTTGCCGATAATGAAGAGAGTGACGTTGTACTAAACACTTTATGTCGATTGGCTGAAAAGCTTCTTCCTAATGCTGTTGCTTCTATTATGCTTTTGGATCCAAAAAGCAATTCTCTTAGTGTTTTATCTGCTCCTTCCGTACCAGAAGCCGGTCATAAAGCATTGGAAAAATTAAAGCCTGGAAAAGGTGCCGGTTCTTGCGGCAATGCAATCTTTCAAAATGAAGCACAATATGTCGTAGATACATTTGAAGATGAAAGATGGCTTGACTTAAGAGAACTCGCACACGATTTTAACCTATGTGCTTGTTGGTCCATGCCTGTAAAAGATGAAAATGCTCAACCTATTGCTACGTTTGCTCTTTCATCTTTTGAACAGCGTTCCCCTTCAAATTTTCATAAAAAATTATTAGAAACTGGTGCTAAGATTATTAGCATTGTCCTAAAAAATATCAAAAAAGATCAAAAACTAAAACTCTTTTCGTTAGCTACACAAAATGCTTCTGAAGGGATTGTAATTACCGATGAACACAATACTATTATCGAAGTAAACCAAGCCTTTAAAGATATTTATAAATATGATGAAAGAGATATTATAGGAAAAAATCCAAGTTTCTTATCCTCTCGTAAACAATCCAAAAATTTTTACGATGAGATGTGGAAAAGTTTAAATGAGACTTCGAAATGGGCAGGAGAGATCGTAAATGTTAATGCTGAAGGAAAAGAGATCACTCAATGGTTAAGCATTAGTGTTTTAGAGTTACCGCATCATAAAAAAAACTATCTTGGAATTTTTACAAATTTAACAGAACTTAAACAGGCAAAAATACAGATCGAAGAGATGGCATTTATTGATTCTTTGACAGGATTGAAAAACAAATCAAAACTTGAGCATATGTTAGAGTCTTATAAAAATCCTGTAACATTGATTTTACTCAATATCAATAACTTCTCTTATATCAATACCGCTTACGGATACGAGATTGGTGATGCTATTTTACAAGATGTAGCAGAAGTTTTAAAAAACAATTTTGGCAAGCACCATACATTTAGAATTAATTCCGATGAGTTTGCTCTGTTATACGAAACAGATATTGACATAAAAAAGGTAGTTAGCGAAATTCAAAAATATTTTTACGGCTCTACTATTATGGTGAAAGATCTTACCTTTAACATCTCTTTTACCTATGGCGGTGTTTATGTTGATAAAAATGTTTTACGTGATGCTGCAATAGCTTTGAAAAAAGCGAAACAAAACGGGAAGAACAACCTTTTTATATACAACCATAAAGATGATGTTGCTCTAAATGATCAAAATAAAGAGAATTTCTTTGAATCAAACAGACTCTTACACTCTGCACTTCTTGAGGATCGAATAGTTCCATATTATCAGGGAATCAGAAACAATAGAACAGGAAAAATCATCAAATTTGAAGTACTTGCTAGAATTGAGGACTTTGATAAAGTTATCTCCCCTATCGCCTTTTTAGAAGCGGCAAAACTCTCGGGCTTGTTGTTAGAGATCACTAAAGCTATTATAGATAAAAGTTTTTATGAGATGGCACAAAACGACTACACCTTTTCTATAAATATTACGGAAGAGGATTTAAACCAACACTACTTAAAAATTTTTCTTCTGGAAAAAGTAAAACACTACAATATCAAGCCAAATAGAATTGTTTTGGAGGTTTTAGAAGGTATTAGTGCAACAGGAAAAATCAACCATATAGATCAGTTAAAAAGTTTAAAAGAGTGCGGATTTAAAATCGCCATAGATGATTTTGGTTCAGAATATTCTAACTTTGAAAGAATTTTAGATATGGATATAGACTTCTTGAAAATAGATGCACGATATATTAAAAATATTGACACCGATCCGAAAAGTTACGAGATAACAAGAGCTATAAGCTTTTTTGCTAAAAATGCAAATATTCCTGTTATCGCAGAGTTTGTACATTCTCAATCGATTCAGGAAAAACTTGAAGAACTTGATATCGAGTTCTCTCAAGGCTACCTCTTTAGTGAGCCTTCACCTCAGCCGATTGAGAAATAA